One genomic region from Candidatus Nezhaarchaeota archaeon encodes:
- the pdxS gene encoding pyridoxal 5'-phosphate synthase lyase subunit PdxS — protein MKTELRNLGFAAIVDFFYRLADLADELRSQGLFEYLPKRLGHSGPATGTLAVKLGLPVFQKGGVCMDVTSPEQAEIAEDAGAVSVMVLDKLPYDVRKSGGVARMADPKVIEEVMKTVTIPVMAKVRIGHYYEAFILQELGVDMIDESEVLTPADEQRHINKWMFKVPFVNGARDLGEALRRISEGASMIRTKGEAGTGNVAEAVRHMRSINAEIKALLTMAPEDRVRKAREYGVPYDLVDLTARIMRLPVVNFAAGGIATPADAALMMWLGADGVFVGSGIFKSKDPRERAEAIVLATSKWDDPKVVLEAQKMISEAKSMIGIDIKSLKPEELLQVRGA, from the coding sequence ATGAAAACAGAGCTTAGAAATTTGGGCTTTGCAGCTATCGTAGACTTCTTTTACAGATTGGCTGACTTAGCTGATGAGCTAAGATCCCAAGGGCTCTTTGAATACTTGCCTAAGCGATTAGGCCACTCAGGGCCGGCTACAGGTACCCTCGCCGTCAAGTTAGGACTTCCGGTTTTTCAGAAAGGAGGAGTATGTATGGATGTAACCAGCCCTGAACAAGCTGAGATAGCTGAAGATGCAGGCGCCGTGTCAGTTATGGTATTAGATAAGTTACCTTATGACGTTAGGAAAAGCGGTGGCGTTGCGCGCATGGCAGACCCAAAAGTAATAGAAGAGGTTATGAAGACAGTAACTATACCGGTGATGGCTAAAGTTAGAATAGGTCATTACTATGAAGCGTTTATATTACAAGAGCTAGGCGTGGACATGATTGACGAAAGCGAAGTCTTAACACCAGCTGACGAACAGAGACACATAAATAAGTGGATGTTTAAGGTACCCTTCGTCAATGGCGCCAGGGATCTAGGAGAAGCGCTTAGAAGAATAAGTGAAGGAGCCTCTATGATACGTACTAAGGGCGAGGCTGGAACAGGTAACGTAGCCGAGGCTGTTAGGCATATGAGGAGCATAAACGCTGAGATAAAGGCCTTATTAACAATGGCTCCTGAGGATAGGGTCAGGAAGGCAAGGGAGTACGGTGTACCTTATGATCTAGTTGACCTAACGGCTAGAATAATGAGGCTGCCTGTTGTGAACTTTGCCGCTGGCGGTATAGCAACACCGGCAGACGCAGCCCTTATGATGTGGCTAGGAGCTGACGGAGTCTTCGTAGGTTCAGGTATCTTTAAGAGTAAAGACCCCCGTGAGAGAGCTGAGGCTATAGTACTAGCTACTTCCAAGTGGGATGATCCAAAGGTAGTTCTAGAAGCTCAGAAAATGATCTCTGAGGCTAAAAGTATGATAGGAATTGACATTAAATCACTGAAACCTGAAGAGCTACTACAAGTGAGGGGAGCTTGA
- the pdxT gene encoding pyridoxal 5'-phosphate synthase glutaminase subunit PdxT, with the protein MKIGVLALQGGVSEHIYMVRAALNELGISGEAIKVSSTSDVKNIDGLIIPGGESTTIQRLMVKLGLWNIVKELIIDGLPVLGTCAGAILLAKSVKDREVEEPRVETLGTMSIEVVRNYFGRQKESFESDIKIPILGEQPFRAVFIRAPAITRVNVPARPLAQLNDVIVAAVEDVKLVTTFHPELSKDLRLHMFWLQNIHR; encoded by the coding sequence TTGAAGATAGGAGTGCTAGCTCTGCAAGGAGGAGTGAGTGAGCACATATACATGGTGAGGGCCGCGCTAAATGAGTTAGGCATTAGCGGTGAGGCCATTAAGGTGAGTAGTACTAGTGACGTAAAGAATATTGACGGCTTAATAATACCTGGCGGTGAGAGTACAACCATACAGCGGTTAATGGTGAAGCTGGGGCTATGGAACATAGTTAAGGAGCTAATAATCGACGGCTTACCTGTATTAGGTACGTGCGCAGGCGCTATATTACTAGCTAAGAGCGTTAAGGATAGAGAAGTTGAGGAGCCAAGAGTTGAGACCTTAGGGACCATGAGCATAGAGGTGGTGAGGAATTACTTCGGTAGACAGAAGGAAAGCTTTGAAAGCGACATTAAAATCCCCATCTTAGGGGAACAACCATTTAGAGCAGTATTCATTAGAGCCCCTGCCATAACTAGAGTAAACGTGCCTGCTAGACCGCTTGCTCAATTAAACGACGTCATCGTCGCGGCAGTTGAGGACGTTAAACTAGTTACAACATTTCATCCTGAGCTAAGTAAAGACCTTAGGTTACATATGTTCTGGCTTCAAAACATACATAGGTAA
- a CDS encoding valine--tRNA ligase, whose translation MMSFKPSISEPRWNHQIEEELLRKWEEEGLYRFNPSSGKPIFSIDTPPPYPSGPWHVGAAAHYAQIDMVARYFRMKGYEVLFAFGIDRNGLPVEVQVEREYHIKAHEVGRERFLELCSSFLDRIEQDIVRIARRLGLSCDLKNYYRTDSPDFRALTQATFIELWNRGLVYQAERPTNWCPGCRTTIADAEVEYEDRETELVYIKFKVKDANEHIVIATTRPELLCTCAAVVFNPSDQRYIHLEGFSAVVPIYGQAVPIIAHSYAKPEFGTGLVMLCSFGDYGDIRLFRELGLKARIAIDADGKMNNLAGPYAGLTVEEARRKIIEDLEELGLIERRERVIHRTPVCWRSKDPVEFIVMPEYYLRQVEFKEKLLKVIDKINFHPPEHKQLLIDWINSVSTDWPISRRRFYGTEIPIWYCRACGKPNLPPPGRYYRPWREPPPFNRCECGSEEFIGEERTFDTWMDSSGSELYVAGFMRNEELFYKAFPCSLRPQGIDIVRTWLYYTLLKATLLFDKPAFLHVRLSGMGLDEHGEAMHKSKGNVIYPWPVLETYGADAFRLWSAAESKLGSNYRFSESHIKSARLFLTKLWNIARFISSFPKPESGFKLTKLDLMALAELNRVTKECREAYDKMDVFVPANAIRDYTWSFFADHYLEAVKPRAYNTDDIFTQEEQYGAWYTLHTCLETVLKLLAPVCPFITDALWRRLRQGSVHTQPLPSINYEWGMGPLRVTQLFIEFNSTVWQLKKANRKPLTSPLNVIIYAPRELADMAQDLQAMHKIEKLYFDSPPPSAIEIGPSIYMVRRQA comes from the coding sequence ATGATGAGTTTTAAGCCAAGCATTAGTGAACCGCGGTGGAATCATCAAATAGAGGAGGAATTGCTAAGGAAGTGGGAGGAAGAAGGACTTTATCGCTTCAACCCTTCAAGTGGAAAGCCAATATTCTCTATAGATACTCCACCGCCTTACCCCTCCGGTCCTTGGCATGTGGGTGCCGCTGCCCATTATGCCCAAATAGACATGGTGGCACGATACTTTAGAATGAAGGGATACGAGGTCCTCTTCGCCTTTGGCATTGATCGCAACGGTCTGCCCGTCGAAGTCCAGGTTGAGCGTGAATATCATATAAAGGCGCATGAAGTAGGCCGTGAACGGTTCCTAGAGCTTTGTTCTAGTTTCTTAGATAGGATTGAGCAAGATATTGTACGAATAGCGAGAAGACTAGGTCTCAGCTGCGACCTTAAGAACTACTATAGGACTGACAGCCCTGACTTCAGAGCTCTAACCCAAGCCACTTTCATAGAGCTATGGAATAGAGGCCTAGTTTACCAGGCTGAGAGACCTACTAACTGGTGTCCTGGCTGTCGCACTACGATAGCTGATGCTGAAGTTGAGTACGAAGACCGGGAGACCGAGCTAGTCTATATTAAGTTTAAGGTTAAGGACGCAAATGAACATATAGTCATAGCTACGACCAGGCCAGAGTTGCTGTGTACTTGCGCTGCCGTCGTCTTTAATCCCTCTGATCAGCGGTACATTCACCTTGAGGGCTTTTCTGCCGTCGTCCCAATTTATGGCCAGGCGGTCCCTATAATTGCTCACAGTTATGCCAAACCAGAGTTTGGCACAGGGCTAGTTATGCTGTGTTCTTTTGGAGATTACGGAGACATAAGGTTGTTTAGAGAGCTTGGGCTTAAAGCTAGGATTGCTATTGACGCTGACGGCAAGATGAATAACTTAGCAGGACCCTACGCCGGTCTAACCGTGGAGGAAGCTAGGAGGAAAATCATAGAGGACTTAGAGGAGTTGGGGTTAATTGAGCGCCGAGAACGTGTTATTCATCGAACACCGGTGTGCTGGAGGTCAAAAGATCCAGTAGAATTCATAGTCATGCCTGAATACTACTTAAGGCAAGTAGAGTTCAAGGAGAAGCTGCTGAAGGTTATAGATAAAATAAACTTCCACCCACCTGAGCATAAGCAACTATTGATTGATTGGATAAACTCGGTGTCTACAGACTGGCCTATTTCTCGAAGGCGTTTCTACGGTACTGAAATTCCCATATGGTACTGTAGAGCCTGCGGAAAGCCTAACTTACCGCCGCCTGGACGTTATTATAGACCTTGGAGAGAGCCTCCACCCTTCAATCGCTGTGAGTGTGGTTCTGAAGAATTCATAGGTGAAGAGCGCACATTTGATACCTGGATGGACTCAAGCGGCTCAGAGCTCTATGTAGCGGGCTTCATGCGTAATGAAGAACTTTTTTACAAAGCCTTCCCGTGTTCGCTTCGCCCTCAGGGGATAGATATTGTTAGAACCTGGTTGTACTACACCCTGCTAAAAGCAACGTTACTATTTGATAAGCCAGCCTTTTTACACGTGAGGCTCTCAGGGATGGGCCTTGATGAGCACGGCGAAGCTATGCATAAGTCTAAGGGCAATGTTATATATCCCTGGCCAGTTCTAGAGACCTATGGGGCTGATGCTTTTAGGTTATGGAGCGCCGCTGAAAGCAAGCTCGGTAGCAATTACCGCTTTTCTGAAAGCCATATTAAGTCAGCTAGGCTTTTCTTAACGAAGCTCTGGAACATTGCAAGATTTATCTCCAGCTTCCCTAAACCCGAGTCAGGCTTTAAATTAACTAAGCTCGACCTCATGGCCCTTGCTGAGTTAAATAGAGTAACTAAAGAATGTCGAGAAGCTTACGATAAGATGGATGTCTTCGTTCCAGCCAATGCCATAAGGGACTATACCTGGAGCTTTTTTGCCGACCATTACCTAGAGGCCGTGAAGCCAAGAGCCTACAATACTGATGACATTTTCACTCAAGAAGAACAGTACGGTGCCTGGTATACTTTGCACACCTGCCTTGAGACAGTTCTAAAGCTCTTAGCCCCCGTTTGTCCTTTCATAACCGATGCGCTATGGAGAAGGCTGAGGCAAGGAAGTGTCCATACACAACCGCTCCCCAGCATTAATTATGAATGGGGGATGGGCCCCCTCAGAGTAACACAACTCTTCATAGAGTTCAACTCTACTGTATGGCAATTAAAGAAAGCAAACAGAAAACCGCTTACTTCCCCTCTTAACGTCATTATCTACGCACCACGTGAATTAGCTGATATGGCCCAAGACCTTCAAGCCATGCACAAAATTGAGAAGTTATACTTTGACTCGCCACCGCCTAGCGCGATTGAGATAGGCCCATCTATTTATATGGTGAGACGTCAAGCTTAA
- the prf1 gene encoding peptide chain release factor aRF-1, with amino-acid sequence MARTEAKRSSLEQYKLEKLIKELKSKQGRGTELISLYIPAGRPLSDIMDTLRQEYGTAQNIKDRTTRHHVLDALMSVMQKLKLFRETPPNGLVIFSGYIPQGPPGSEKMEVYVLEPPQPIDTFLYRCDSRFYVEFLEEMIAEKETFGLIVIDRSEAVFATLCGKRLEVLEHITSGVPGKHSAGGQSARRFERVIEQLAHEFYKRAGEYAKEVFSQIKTLRGILVGGPGPTKHDFLEGDYLPSDLKRKVVAVIDLGYAGEEGVYEIVEKGRDILKDLRYVHEKELVQEFLHNLAKKPDYVVYGYMEVKHYLVRGAVKLLLVSEALDAEYVKATCLNCNWVEETVVKAEKVKEFMTSWSTCPKCNYGTSIERKPAIDYFIELAEFSHTQVEIVSTATEEGKGLKESFGGVVAILHYSKEYAT; translated from the coding sequence ATGGCTAGGACAGAGGCTAAGCGTTCCTCACTTGAACAGTATAAGCTTGAGAAGTTGATAAAAGAGCTTAAGTCCAAACAGGGGAGGGGCACTGAGCTTATTTCACTTTACATTCCAGCGGGCCGCCCCCTCTCAGACATAATGGATACGCTCCGCCAGGAGTATGGCACAGCCCAAAACATTAAGGACAGGACTACGAGGCACCACGTCTTAGATGCATTAATGAGCGTCATGCAGAAATTGAAGCTGTTTAGGGAAACGCCTCCCAATGGCCTAGTTATTTTTAGTGGCTATATTCCGCAAGGCCCTCCTGGAAGCGAGAAGATGGAGGTCTACGTCCTCGAGCCACCTCAGCCAATTGACACCTTCCTATATCGCTGCGACTCAAGGTTCTACGTGGAGTTCCTGGAAGAGATGATAGCTGAGAAAGAGACCTTTGGACTTATAGTGATAGACCGTTCAGAGGCTGTATTCGCCACGTTGTGCGGTAAGCGTTTAGAGGTCTTAGAGCATATAACATCTGGTGTGCCAGGTAAGCATAGCGCCGGCGGTCAATCAGCTAGGCGCTTCGAACGTGTTATTGAACAACTAGCCCATGAATTCTACAAGCGGGCAGGAGAATATGCTAAGGAAGTCTTTAGCCAAATTAAGACACTTAGAGGAATCCTCGTGGGTGGACCTGGTCCAACAAAACACGATTTCTTAGAAGGAGATTACCTTCCAAGCGACTTAAAGCGTAAAGTAGTGGCTGTAATAGATCTAGGCTATGCAGGTGAAGAAGGTGTCTATGAAATTGTTGAAAAGGGCCGAGATATACTTAAGGATTTAAGATACGTTCATGAAAAAGAGCTGGTGCAAGAATTTCTACACAACTTAGCTAAGAAGCCTGACTATGTAGTCTATGGCTACATGGAAGTTAAACATTACCTTGTAAGGGGAGCGGTTAAGCTGTTATTAGTCTCTGAGGCATTGGATGCTGAGTACGTAAAGGCCACTTGTCTAAATTGTAACTGGGTGGAAGAAACAGTCGTAAAAGCTGAGAAAGTGAAGGAGTTCATGACTTCATGGTCCACCTGCCCTAAATGTAACTACGGTACATCCATTGAACGGAAACCAGCAATAGATTACTTTATCGAGTTAGCTGAGTTTTCACACACGCAAGTAGAAATTGTATCGACGGCCACCGAAGAAGGAAAAGGGCTCAAGGAGTCATTTGGAGGGGTTGTGGCGATTCTGCACTACTCAAAGGAGTATGCTACTTAA
- the pyrH gene encoding UMP kinase translates to MKFSIKVGGHILYEGEELVASRLLEYASILKKIYWMGHMLSVVVGGGPLARRLIEIARRLGCHEAVCDEVGINVSKINALLLASLLGEVAYHSIPSNYFEAKEALSSGRVVVCGGFQPGQSTIAVAAMMAELMRADLLIVATDVDGVYTADPKEDPKATKLTKLSYRDLEKLMTFKVEAGTYKLFDLLSIKILERARIPALVVDGRDPTILLKVLRGEAVGSLIEA, encoded by the coding sequence TTGAAGTTTTCAATTAAGGTAGGTGGTCACATCCTTTATGAAGGTGAGGAGCTGGTAGCTAGCAGGCTCTTAGAATATGCTTCTATTCTTAAGAAAATATACTGGATGGGGCACATGCTCAGTGTAGTAGTTGGAGGAGGGCCGCTAGCTAGGCGTTTAATCGAAATTGCTAGGAGGCTCGGATGTCATGAGGCAGTGTGCGATGAAGTAGGCATAAACGTGTCTAAAATAAATGCTCTTCTCCTTGCCTCACTGTTAGGCGAAGTAGCCTATCACTCTATTCCTTCAAACTACTTTGAGGCCAAGGAGGCCCTCTCCTCAGGGAGGGTAGTTGTGTGTGGAGGATTTCAGCCTGGACAATCAACCATCGCGGTAGCAGCGATGATGGCCGAGCTAATGAGAGCCGATTTATTAATAGTGGCTACCGATGTAGATGGAGTGTACACCGCTGACCCCAAGGAAGATCCAAAGGCTACAAAGCTGACCAAGCTAAGCTACCGTGATCTTGAGAAGTTAATGACGTTTAAGGTAGAGGCAGGTACTTATAAGCTCTTTGACCTGCTGTCTATTAAGATCTTAGAGAGAGCTAGGATACCTGCTCTGGTTGTTGATGGGAGAGATCCTACCATCCTCCTCAAGGTACTAAGAGGAGAAGCCGTAGGGTCTTTAATTGAGGCTTAA
- a CDS encoding RsmB/NOP family class I SAM-dependent RNA methyltransferase — protein sequence MKLGLGWEESEGTLSYFATFLGKSEAVELLRSLRTPPSKYFLRVNTLLAHPEDLVKWFKDAGFEAKPYSIELPEAIYLETEEQDLDEAEAQGLKEVIVDRFTAESVLTGADVYIPGLKRMKNVLKGERVAIKSEDEGLVAIGVANVSSSDLICTRRGLAIKVIKSKFKVPSLRSTEPYRLGLIYPQSLPSMISVRALEVKPGQRLIDLTAAPGGKVSHAYQLMRGEGLIVAVDRSKKKVERLEENLMRMKMSNVRVLQRDSRYLDLELPNEYFDVAMVDPPCSALGVRPRLKIELSLSFIKSLAEYQKQFIKVAARLIRKGGRILYSTCTLTIEENESVVNDAEKELGLLVCQHEWLYGSPSLLHGEQRLYARRFYPHLHDTPGFFYAILEKQKA from the coding sequence TTGAAATTAGGACTAGGATGGGAAGAGTCTGAAGGAACGCTCAGTTATTTCGCCACTTTCTTAGGCAAAAGCGAGGCTGTCGAGCTACTTAGGTCGCTGAGAACGCCTCCTTCAAAGTACTTCTTAAGAGTAAACACGTTGCTGGCTCATCCAGAGGACCTGGTCAAGTGGTTTAAGGACGCTGGATTTGAAGCAAAGCCTTACAGCATAGAGCTACCTGAAGCAATTTACCTAGAGACTGAGGAGCAAGACTTAGACGAAGCCGAGGCTCAAGGGCTAAAGGAGGTGATTGTTGATAGATTTACTGCTGAATCAGTGCTCACGGGGGCAGATGTATACATACCTGGTCTGAAGAGAATGAAAAATGTATTAAAAGGGGAGCGCGTGGCGATTAAATCTGAGGACGAAGGCCTGGTTGCAATAGGCGTAGCTAATGTAAGTAGCAGCGACCTCATATGTACGAGGCGGGGACTAGCGATAAAAGTGATAAAGTCCAAGTTTAAGGTTCCTAGCTTAAGATCCACTGAACCCTACCGACTGGGCTTAATTTACCCACAGTCGCTTCCATCAATGATATCAGTCAGAGCTCTTGAAGTAAAACCTGGCCAACGTCTAATAGATCTAACCGCAGCCCCTGGGGGAAAGGTAAGCCACGCCTATCAGCTTATGAGAGGTGAGGGTCTGATAGTGGCTGTAGATAGATCTAAGAAGAAGGTAGAACGGCTCGAGGAGAACTTAATGAGAATGAAGATGTCAAACGTTAGAGTACTACAGAGAGATTCAAGGTACTTAGACTTAGAACTGCCAAACGAGTACTTCGATGTGGCTATGGTAGATCCACCATGCAGCGCACTAGGTGTAAGACCTAGACTTAAGATAGAGCTTAGCTTAAGCTTCATTAAGTCATTGGCGGAGTACCAGAAACAGTTTATTAAAGTAGCGGCTAGGCTAATTAGGAAAGGAGGACGTATTCTCTATTCAACTTGCACTCTAACTATTGAGGAGAATGAGAGTGTAGTTAATGATGCGGAGAAGGAACTAGGCTTATTAGTGTGTCAGCATGAGTGGCTTTACGGATCCCCCTCATTACTACATGGCGAACAGAGGCTGTATGCTAGGCGCTTCTACCCACATTTACATGACACGCCTGGCTTCTTTTACGCAATTCTTGAGAAACAAAAAGCTTAA
- a CDS encoding NAD(+)/NADH kinase, with product MKLGIVSRTDLKEALELVRRASRLLNERGVRYIIEHGTASKLGLEGAAIEDLDTNAIIAIGGDGTILRLLKRLKKPIPILGVKLGKICFLGEVWPEELDGAIERLLESKFFTEEVMKIMAETRGGGIEVDAVNEVAIISSQPAKVVELKASVRGVEIYAGLADGVIVATPIGSTGYALSAHGPIVDPALEAMLLVLLNPLNLGYRPLVISAEAVVEIKIGRPGGMVVIDGDLVCKLEEGDWVKVRKSPRKAVFIRLSRREVGFYERLKKLFEIRTRMGRV from the coding sequence TTGAAGCTGGGCATAGTGTCAAGGACCGATTTAAAAGAAGCACTCGAACTAGTAAGGCGAGCATCTAGACTATTAAACGAGCGCGGGGTACGGTACATAATTGAGCATGGTACAGCATCCAAGCTAGGTTTAGAAGGGGCCGCTATTGAGGATCTTGATACTAACGCTATCATAGCCATCGGCGGCGATGGTACCATTTTAAGGCTTCTCAAGAGGCTTAAGAAACCCATCCCCATCTTAGGAGTTAAGCTTGGCAAAATATGTTTTTTAGGTGAAGTATGGCCGGAGGAGCTCGATGGGGCTATTGAGCGCCTACTCGAGTCTAAGTTCTTTACCGAAGAAGTAATGAAGATTATGGCTGAGACAAGGGGTGGTGGCATCGAAGTAGACGCGGTCAACGAAGTGGCAATTATAAGCAGTCAGCCAGCGAAGGTGGTTGAGCTAAAAGCGTCAGTGAGGGGCGTCGAGATATATGCCGGGCTGGCTGATGGTGTCATTGTAGCCACTCCTATTGGATCTACCGGCTATGCTCTATCAGCTCATGGTCCCATAGTGGACCCTGCTTTAGAAGCCATGCTCCTAGTGTTGCTAAATCCCCTAAATTTGGGCTATAGGCCACTTGTAATCTCAGCTGAAGCCGTTGTTGAGATTAAGATAGGGAGACCCGGAGGAATGGTGGTAATTGACGGCGACCTTGTATGTAAGCTTGAAGAAGGTGATTGGGTCAAGGTACGTAAGTCCCCACGCAAAGCTGTATTCATCAGACTTAGTCGTAGGGAGGTAGGGTTTTATGAAAGGCTCAAGAAGCTCTTTGAAATTAGGACTAGGATGGGAAGAGTCTGA
- a CDS encoding translation initiation factor IF-5A, whose translation MSKKPVDAGSLKVGSYIVIDDVPCRIVEMEKSKPGKHGSAKARIVAIGLFDGVKRSIVVPVDQKVEQPVVEKRSAQVIALTPNSVQLMDLSNYEVYEVPKSEVEPSLSDKLSTGVEVEVWEVLGHRRLIRIK comes from the coding sequence TTGTCTAAGAAGCCGGTCGACGCAGGCTCGCTTAAAGTAGGATCATACATAGTGATCGACGACGTTCCATGTAGAATTGTCGAGATGGAGAAGTCTAAGCCAGGAAAGCACGGGTCAGCTAAGGCCAGGATAGTTGCAATAGGACTGTTCGATGGTGTGAAACGTAGCATTGTCGTACCAGTAGATCAGAAGGTGGAGCAGCCGGTGGTGGAGAAGAGGTCAGCGCAAGTCATTGCCCTAACCCCCAACTCCGTTCAGCTAATGGATTTATCTAACTATGAAGTATATGAAGTACCTAAGAGCGAGGTTGAGCCTTCTCTAAGCGATAAGCTCTCTACAGGTGTCGAAGTTGAAGTGTGGGAGGTTCTTGGCCACCGTAGACTTATTAGAATTAAGTGA
- a CDS encoding XTP/dITP diphosphatase, with amino-acid sequence MKLAFVTSNVDKFKEAREILRRLAPFVEVIEVDANVVERQLDDVEKVAAEEAKEAYAKLKIPLFTEDSGLFIESLNGFPGPYSSYVHRTLGCRGILKLMEGVKNRKAMFKSAVALCLDSEEPLVFTGVVEGELSTEERGEGWGFDPIFIPKNMGSRTYGELGDIKNEISHRRKALEGLANYLLQLRGKV; translated from the coding sequence TTGAAGTTAGCTTTCGTAACCAGTAACGTTGATAAGTTCAAGGAGGCTCGGGAAATATTAAGGCGACTAGCTCCATTCGTAGAGGTCATAGAGGTCGATGCTAATGTTGTGGAGAGACAACTAGATGACGTAGAGAAGGTAGCTGCTGAAGAAGCTAAGGAAGCCTATGCCAAGCTTAAGATACCACTGTTTACTGAGGACTCTGGATTATTCATAGAGTCCTTAAACGGCTTTCCTGGGCCATATTCGTCATATGTCCATAGAACGCTCGGTTGTCGAGGAATCCTAAAGCTCATGGAAGGAGTTAAGAATAGAAAGGCCATGTTTAAGTCAGCTGTAGCTCTCTGCTTAGACTCAGAGGAACCTTTAGTATTCACTGGAGTCGTTGAGGGGGAATTGTCGACTGAAGAACGTGGAGAAGGCTGGGGCTTCGACCCTATATTTATTCCTAAAAACATGGGCAGCCGCACTTATGGAGAGCTAGGAGACATTAAAAATGAAATATCGCATAGGAGGAAGGCTCTTGAGGGTTTGGCTAACTACCTGCTCCAATTGAGAGGGAAAGTTTAA
- a CDS encoding 30S ribosomal protein S15, whose amino-acid sequence MKKGRQKGKSHSTRPVVSEALNICSLTEGQVEDLVVELAKKGYSPSMIGMMLRDQYGVPLTKLVIDKKITQVLRERGLAPKIPEDLANLIKRATRVRRHLEEHPKDNFSKRGLQLIESKIHRLIKYYKREGVLPLDFEYKPEEVAVIT is encoded by the coding sequence TTGAAGAAGGGGAGGCAAAAGGGAAAATCCCATTCAACAAGGCCCGTGGTAAGCGAGGCATTAAACATCTGTAGCTTAACTGAGGGGCAGGTTGAAGACCTCGTCGTTGAACTAGCTAAGAAGGGATACAGCCCCTCAATGATAGGGATGATGCTGAGAGATCAGTACGGAGTTCCTCTGACAAAGCTAGTGATAGATAAAAAAATTACCCAGGTATTGAGGGAAAGGGGGCTGGCGCCCAAGATTCCAGAGGACTTAGCTAACTTAATAAAGAGAGCAACACGCGTTAGAAGGCATCTAGAGGAGCATCCAAAGGATAACTTCTCAAAGAGAGGACTACAGTTAATAGAGTCTAAAATACATAGGCTAATAAAGTACTATAAGCGCGAAGGAGTGCTTCCCCTCGATTTTGAGTATAAGCCTGAGGAAGTTGCCGTCATCACTTAA